A portion of the Bufo gargarizans isolate SCDJY-AF-19 chromosome 7, ASM1485885v1, whole genome shotgun sequence genome contains these proteins:
- the LMO4 gene encoding LIM domain transcription factor LMO4: MVNPGSSAQPPPVTASTLSWKRCAGCGGKIADRFLLYAMDSYWHSRCLKCSCCQAQLGEIGTSCYTKSGMILCRNDYIRLFGNSGACSACGQSIPASELVMRAQGNVYHLKCFTCSTCRNRLVPGDRFHYINGSLFCEHDRPTALINGHLNSLQSNPLLPDQKVC, encoded by the exons ATGGTGAACCCAGGTAGTAGTGCCCAGCCTCCCCCTGTAACTGCTAGCACCCTCTCCTGGAAAAGGTGCGCTGGTTGTGGGGGCAAGATTGCAGATCGGTTCCTGCTGTATGCCATGGACAGCTACTGGCATAGCAGATGCCTTAAGTGTTCATGCTGTCAGGCTCAACTTGGAGAAATTGGCACCTCATGTTATACAAAGAGTGGAATGATTCTCTGCAGAAATGACTACATCAG GTTATTTGGAAACAGCGGTGCTTGCAGCGCTTGTGGGCAGTCAATTCCAGCCAGCGAACTGGTCATGAGGGCACAAGGAAACGTCTATCATCTTAAG TGTTTTACGTGCTCAACCTGTCGGAATCGCCTTGTCCCGGGGGACCGGTTTCACTACATCAATGGCAGTTTATTCTGCGAACATGATAGACCTACAGCTCTTATCAATGGTCATTTGAATTCACTTCAGAGCAATCCACTACTGCCAGACCAGAAG gtTTGTTAA